From Haloarcula rubripromontorii, the proteins below share one genomic window:
- a CDS encoding transcription initiation factor IIB, protein MTDTSIRRYSNERETETEQTEEEESESLVCPECSGALLSDSERGETVCEDCGLVVEEDEIDPGPEWRAFDSKEKDEKSRVGAPTTNMMHDKGLSTNIGWQDKDAYGNSLSSRQREKMQRLRTWNERFRTRDSKERNLKQALGEIDRMASALGLPENVRETASVIYRRALDEDLLPGRSIEGVSTASLYAAARQAGTPRSLDEIAGVSRVEKDEIARTYRYVVRELSLEIQPADPESYVPRFASDLDLSEEVERRARQLLQNAKQEGVHSGKSPVGLAAAAVYAASLLTNEKVTQSQVSEVANISEVTIRNRYHELLEAEDNIHP, encoded by the coding sequence ATGACCGATACCAGCATCCGCCGATACTCGAACGAGCGCGAAACGGAGACAGAGCAGACGGAGGAAGAGGAGTCGGAGTCACTCGTCTGTCCGGAGTGTAGCGGTGCGTTACTCTCCGACAGCGAGCGCGGTGAAACGGTGTGTGAAGACTGTGGGCTGGTGGTCGAGGAGGACGAGATCGACCCCGGTCCCGAGTGGCGCGCGTTCGATTCGAAGGAGAAAGACGAGAAGTCCCGCGTCGGCGCGCCGACGACGAACATGATGCACGACAAGGGCCTCTCGACGAACATCGGCTGGCAGGACAAGGACGCCTACGGCAACTCCCTGTCCTCGCGCCAGCGTGAGAAGATGCAGCGCCTGCGCACCTGGAACGAGCGGTTCCGGACCCGCGACTCCAAGGAGCGCAACCTCAAGCAGGCCCTCGGAGAGATCGACCGGATGGCCTCGGCGCTCGGACTGCCCGAGAACGTTCGTGAGACGGCCAGCGTCATCTATCGCCGCGCACTCGACGAGGACCTGCTGCCCGGCCGCTCCATCGAGGGTGTCTCGACAGCGTCGCTGTACGCCGCCGCGCGACAGGCCGGGACACCGCGCTCGCTCGACGAGATTGCGGGCGTCTCCCGCGTCGAGAAAGACGAAATCGCCCGCACCTACCGCTACGTCGTCCGCGAACTCTCGCTGGAAATCCAGCCTGCCGACCCCGAGAGCTACGTCCCGCGGTTCGCGTCGGACCTCGACCTCTCTGAGGAGGTCGAACGGCGCGCCCGCCAGCTCCTCCAGAACGCCAAGCAGGAGGGGGTCCACTCCGGGAAGTCGCCGGTCGGCCTCGCCGCCGCCGCCGTCTACGCCGCCTCGCTGCTCACCAACGAGAAGGTGACCCAGAGCCAGGTCAGCGAGGTGGCGAACATCTCGGAAGTCACCATCCGCAACCGCTACCACGAACTCCTGGAAGCGGAAGACAACATCCACCCCTGA
- a CDS encoding TIGR04347 family pseudo-SAM/SPASM protein, with amino-acid sequence MISVSKLLCDLDAEGDGLRYDAADESTKRQIRDKKQRRPVVVWNVTKQCNLYCDHCYAAADTEIADGELSTAEGKALLEDLADYGAPVVLFSGGEPLVRQDLEELVAYANEVGVRPVLSTNGTLITEERAQSLKDAGLKYAGVSVDGLPERNDDFRGVDGAFEGAVQGIENCLDAGLKTGLRYTITERNAADLEGVVDLLTDVGVDRFCFYHLDYGGRGTEIVDADLTPEDRRQAVKRVCDMTREYHDRGEEIETLLVGNYADAAYLVEYAREHMSDAQAQRVYEYLRVNGGDPTGERVADVDYQGNVHLTQFWQGYSLGNVRDRSFGDIWEDESNPLLRALRNREDHLTGKCADCRYAEVCRGASRLRALTVEDDLFAPDPQCYLEDAEVHGPPPFDTGENSMASGRSAD; translated from the coding sequence ATGATTTCGGTCTCGAAACTGCTCTGTGACTTAGACGCCGAGGGGGACGGCCTCCGGTACGACGCGGCCGACGAGTCCACCAAACGCCAGATCAGAGATAAAAAGCAGCGCCGGCCGGTCGTCGTCTGGAACGTCACCAAGCAGTGCAATCTCTACTGTGACCACTGCTACGCCGCCGCTGACACCGAAATTGCCGACGGCGAACTCTCGACTGCGGAAGGGAAAGCGCTGCTTGAGGACCTGGCGGACTACGGTGCGCCGGTGGTGCTGTTCTCCGGGGGCGAGCCGCTCGTCCGACAGGACCTCGAAGAGCTGGTCGCCTACGCGAACGAGGTCGGTGTCCGCCCGGTGCTCTCGACCAACGGGACGCTCATCACCGAGGAGCGCGCCCAGTCGCTCAAGGACGCCGGGCTGAAATACGCCGGCGTCTCCGTCGACGGCCTGCCCGAGCGCAACGACGACTTCCGCGGGGTCGACGGCGCGTTCGAGGGCGCGGTTCAGGGCATCGAGAACTGCCTCGACGCGGGCCTGAAGACCGGCCTCCGATACACCATCACCGAGCGCAACGCCGCGGATCTGGAGGGCGTCGTGGACCTGCTGACCGACGTGGGCGTGGATCGCTTCTGCTTCTACCATCTCGACTACGGCGGCCGCGGGACCGAAATCGTCGACGCCGACCTCACACCCGAGGACCGTCGGCAGGCGGTCAAGCGAGTCTGTGACATGACTCGCGAGTACCACGACCGCGGCGAGGAGATCGAGACACTACTGGTCGGGAACTACGCCGACGCTGCCTATCTCGTGGAGTACGCCCGCGAGCACATGAGCGACGCGCAGGCCCAGCGAGTGTACGAGTATCTACGGGTCAACGGCGGGGATCCGACCGGCGAACGCGTCGCTGACGTGGACTATCAGGGCAACGTCCACCTCACGCAGTTCTGGCAGGGGTACTCGCTGGGGAACGTCCGCGACCGCTCGTTCGGCGACATCTGGGAGGACGAGTCGAACCCGCTGCTTCGGGCGCTCCGGAACCGCGAGGACCACCTCACGGGGAAATGCGCCGACTGCCGTTACGCCGAGGTCTGCCGCGGGGCCTCCCGGCTACGGGCGCTCACCGTCGAAGACGACCTGTTCGCCCCGGACCCGCAGTGTTATCTGGAGGACGCCGAGGTTCACGGGCCGCCACCGTTCGATACCGGTGAGAACTCGATGGCCAGCGGGCGTTCGGCTGACTGA
- a CDS encoding PHP domain-containing protein: protein MQSVELHAHSSLSYDGRDPVELLLEQASGVGLDALAVTDHDEIDASLRAAELAPEYGLVGIPGMEVTCAAGHVLALGIQEAIPPHLPFDETLDRIRDQGGLAVVPHPFQESRHGVLEHISKAELATADAIEVYNSRLLTGRSNRQAERFARRKGLPMTAGSDAHIAEMVGQAVTNVGTDERTVEAILDAIREGKTTVEGKRTPWRISFRQAAGGAKRRVKNGIAELLQ from the coding sequence GTGCAGTCGGTTGAGCTACACGCGCATTCGTCGCTGTCGTACGACGGCCGGGACCCGGTCGAGCTCCTCTTAGAGCAAGCCAGCGGTGTCGGACTGGACGCGCTGGCTGTGACTGACCACGACGAAATCGACGCCAGCCTCCGGGCGGCCGAACTCGCCCCGGAGTACGGCCTCGTCGGGATTCCCGGGATGGAGGTTACGTGTGCCGCCGGGCACGTCCTCGCCCTGGGGATTCAGGAGGCGATTCCGCCACACCTCCCGTTCGACGAGACGCTTGACCGCATCCGCGACCAGGGCGGGCTCGCGGTCGTCCCGCATCCGTTTCAGGAGTCCCGCCACGGCGTCCTCGAACACATATCGAAGGCCGAACTCGCCACTGCTGACGCCATCGAGGTGTACAACTCCCGGCTGTTGACCGGGCGGTCGAACCGGCAGGCCGAGCGGTTCGCGCGACGGAAGGGGCTGCCGATGACCGCCGGCAGCGACGCTCACATCGCTGAGATGGTCGGGCAGGCGGTCACCAACGTCGGCACGGACGAGCGAACGGTCGAGGCGATTCTGGACGCGATCCGCGAGGGTAAGACGACCGTCGAAGGCAAGCGGACGCCGTGGCGGATCAGCTTCCGGCAGGCCGCCGGCGGGGCGAAGCGACGCGTCAAGAACGGTATCGCGGAGCTCCTCCAGTGA
- a CDS encoding helix-turn-helix domain-containing protein: MVRDPFADEETPELQAVLDALDDEDCRAIVSVLEEPLTASEISDRSGVPLSTTYRKLELLTESSLLYEGVEVRSDGQHASRYAIDFEEVVISLDEELSLTVDISHRARTPDQRLENLWSEVRKET, translated from the coding sequence ATGGTCCGGGACCCCTTCGCTGACGAGGAGACGCCGGAGTTACAGGCGGTCCTCGACGCACTCGACGACGAGGACTGCCGCGCCATTGTCAGCGTACTGGAGGAACCGTTGACAGCGAGCGAGATATCCGACCGGAGCGGCGTACCGCTATCGACGACCTACCGAAAGCTCGAACTACTGACGGAGTCCTCGTTGCTGTACGAGGGCGTCGAGGTCAGGTCGGACGGGCAACACGCGAGCCGGTACGCTATCGATTTCGAGGAGGTTGTCATCAGTCTCGACGAGGAACTGTCGCTCACCGTCGACATCTCACATCGCGCTCGGACGCCGGACCAACGGCTCGAAAACCTCTGGTCTGAGGTGCGAAAGGAGACATAA
- a CDS encoding multicopper oxidase domain-containing protein, with the protein MEDQIGAPGSGISRRDFVKASGLGGTVALAGCTAPGEVPTEESVDTSTTPAQSDSDLPTTSPPEIVNVDEQGGEVTLSSVPAKHEAHPGESMGGPVELPKVWAFKADDGEPSVPGPILRTTEGEDMEVTFDNTDGMRPHTVHFHAVQKQWEDDGVPTTTGIRIDPGEKHTYTIPANVTGTHLYHCHYQTHRHIDMGMYGIFRVDPKGYEPADKEYFMTLKEWDSRLNRQMAGMDASYDVRNRRPDTFTVNGKSAPRTLHPEDGSPIIVEQGDTVRIHMCNNGYMDHPMHIHNHRFQVTHKDGGKIPEAARHDQDITSIPPAGRHTIEFEADADPGIYLAHCHKVSHAMNGTSYPGGMITGVVYKEAMDTDIFKQLMDYAGYEG; encoded by the coding sequence ATGGAAGACCAGATCGGCGCACCCGGATCGGGCATCTCCCGTCGCGACTTCGTGAAAGCCTCCGGCCTCGGCGGCACGGTCGCGCTCGCGGGCTGTACCGCTCCGGGTGAGGTTCCAACTGAAGAGTCAGTCGACACCAGCACGACTCCAGCGCAATCCGACAGCGACCTCCCGACCACGTCGCCGCCGGAGATTGTCAACGTCGACGAACAGGGTGGTGAAGTGACGCTTTCCTCCGTCCCGGCCAAACACGAGGCTCACCCCGGCGAATCGATGGGCGGCCCAGTCGAACTGCCGAAGGTGTGGGCGTTCAAGGCCGACGACGGCGAACCGAGCGTTCCAGGGCCGATTCTTCGGACGACGGAAGGCGAGGACATGGAGGTCACCTTCGACAACACGGACGGCATGCGCCCGCATACGGTCCACTTCCACGCCGTCCAGAAGCAGTGGGAGGACGACGGCGTCCCGACGACGACGGGCATCCGTATCGACCCCGGCGAGAAGCACACCTACACTATCCCCGCGAACGTGACGGGCACGCACCTCTATCACTGCCATTACCAGACCCATCGCCACATCGACATGGGGATGTACGGCATCTTCCGTGTCGATCCGAAGGGGTACGAGCCGGCCGACAAGGAGTACTTCATGACGCTGAAGGAGTGGGACTCCCGGCTGAACCGTCAGATGGCCGGCATGGACGCCAGCTACGACGTTCGTAACCGCCGCCCTGACACGTTCACGGTCAACGGGAAGTCCGCGCCCCGGACGCTTCACCCGGAGGACGGTTCGCCAATCATCGTCGAGCAGGGTGATACGGTGCGCATCCACATGTGTAACAACGGGTACATGGACCACCCGATGCACATCCACAACCACCGCTTCCAGGTGACTCACAAGGACGGCGGAAAGATTCCGGAAGCCGCTCGCCACGATCAGGACATCACCAGCATCCCGCCCGCCGGTCGGCACACCATCGAGTTCGAAGCCGACGCCGACCCCGGCATCTACCTCGCGCACTGTCACAAGGTCAGCCACGCGATGAACGGAACCTCCTACCCCGGTGGGATGATCACCGGTGTTGTCTACAAGGAAGCGATGGACACCGATATCTTCAAGCAGTTGATGGACTACGCCGGTTACGAAGGGTGA
- a CDS encoding asparagine synthase C-terminal domain-containing protein, producing the protein MQGADTDAVADALERGDALAGTGGFAGELDGTLVRDVLGRYPLFVERSVSEEGRLDPEKWSHDPTALADPRSFPAGHVRDDSGTRRRWTLPSPDPFDTRETAIERVRAAVETSIDAVDTDGLAIAFSGGVDSALLAARLDAPLYVAGFPDSHDVAAARSAADLLGTEVRVVELTHDAIERAVPEIASATARTNAMDVQIALPLYLGAEQVAADGFDRLALGQGADELFGGYAKVAKAPEDPRVEADTVRGAQREVIASLPDQLERDVLALRAAGVEPVTPLLHDRVVDAALRLDGDLLVDGETRKVALRAVARESLPDEIADRDKKAAQYGSLAARELDRLARQAGYKRRMDNHVTQYIESLVE; encoded by the coding sequence ATGCAGGGAGCCGATACGGACGCCGTCGCCGACGCGCTCGAACGCGGCGACGCGCTCGCTGGAACTGGTGGGTTCGCAGGCGAACTGGACGGGACGCTCGTCCGGGACGTTCTCGGGCGGTACCCGCTGTTCGTGGAGCGGTCCGTCTCCGAGGAGGGGCGGCTCGACCCCGAGAAGTGGAGCCACGACCCGACGGCGCTGGCTGACCCGCGGTCGTTCCCGGCCGGCCACGTTCGGGACGACAGCGGGACCCGACGGCGCTGGACGCTGCCATCGCCCGACCCGTTCGATACCCGTGAAACGGCAATCGAGCGGGTCCGCGCCGCTGTCGAGACGAGCATCGACGCCGTCGACACTGATGGGCTGGCAATCGCGTTCTCGGGCGGCGTGGACTCGGCGCTGCTCGCGGCCCGGCTCGACGCACCGCTGTACGTCGCCGGGTTCCCGGACAGCCACGACGTTGCGGCCGCTCGGTCGGCCGCTGACCTGCTGGGAACGGAAGTCCGCGTCGTCGAGCTAACCCACGACGCCATCGAGCGGGCGGTCCCCGAAATTGCCAGCGCCACCGCGCGCACAAACGCGATGGACGTACAGATAGCGCTCCCGCTGTACCTCGGTGCTGAACAGGTCGCGGCGGACGGCTTCGACCGGCTTGCGCTCGGGCAGGGTGCGGACGAACTGTTCGGCGGCTATGCAAAAGTCGCCAAGGCTCCTGAAGACCCTCGCGTCGAGGCCGACACCGTCCGCGGGGCGCAGCGAGAGGTCATCGCCTCGCTCCCCGACCAACTGGAGCGGGATGTGCTCGCCCTGCGGGCGGCGGGCGTCGAACCGGTGACGCCGCTGCTACACGACCGCGTGGTCGACGCCGCGCTGCGACTGGACGGCGACCTACTCGTCGACGGTGAGACGCGGAAAGTCGCGCTCCGGGCGGTCGCCCGGGAGTCGCTCCCGGACGAGATTGCGGACCGGGACAAGAAGGCCGCGCAGTACGGCTCGCTGGCCGCCCGGGAACTCGACCGTCTGGCCCGGCAGGCCGGCTACAAGCGGCGGATGGACAACCACGTCACGCAGTACATTGAATCGCTCGTCGAGTGA
- a CDS encoding NUDIX hydrolase produces the protein METTRHFVATVYVVSDGSVALHEHSKLDMWLPAGGHIDRDELPHEAALRETREELGLDVDLIAPQQDIESETVRSIPQPQHFLLEDINVSAEGDVGHQHIDFIFYGRADSRDITPGPGEQPAEDWEWFSASELQNRSDELPADVVEVGQRAIESVHEA, from the coding sequence ATGGAGACGACCCGCCATTTTGTCGCGACCGTCTACGTCGTCAGCGACGGCTCCGTCGCGCTACACGAACACAGCAAACTCGACATGTGGCTGCCCGCCGGTGGCCACATCGACCGCGACGAACTGCCGCACGAGGCTGCACTGCGCGAGACGCGCGAGGAACTGGGCCTCGATGTCGACCTCATCGCACCGCAGCAGGATATCGAGAGCGAGACGGTCCGGTCGATACCCCAGCCACAGCATTTCCTGCTCGAAGACATCAACGTCAGCGCAGAGGGCGATGTCGGCCACCAGCACATCGACTTCATCTTCTACGGCCGGGCGGACAGCCGCGACATCACACCGGGGCCGGGCGAACAGCCGGCCGAAGACTGGGAATGGTTCTCTGCTAGTGAGCTACAGAATCGGAGCGATGAACTCCCGGCAGACGTCGTCGAGGTCGGCCAGCGGGCAATCGAATCGGTTCACGAGGCGTAG
- a CDS encoding Htur_1727 family rSAM-partnered candidate RiPP has translation MEEFDHEVDAPRGATSREWEVFVREETADPLAHVGSVSAPSVDIAREQAASLFGRTAVTLWLCPADETHRYQTDDAALGSGTTGDDATMSLDEMESETLRGENR, from the coding sequence ATGGAAGAGTTCGACCACGAGGTAGACGCCCCGCGCGGCGCAACAAGTCGCGAGTGGGAGGTGTTCGTCCGCGAGGAGACGGCGGACCCGCTTGCTCACGTCGGCAGTGTCAGCGCGCCGTCCGTCGACATCGCCAGAGAGCAGGCCGCGTCACTGTTCGGACGGACCGCCGTCACGCTGTGGCTGTGTCCCGCCGACGAGACTCACCGCTACCAGACGGACGATGCGGCCCTCGGGTCGGGAACGACGGGGGACGACGCCACGATGAGCCTCGACGAGATGGAGTCGGAGACGCTCCGGGGTGAGAACCGATGA